The Candidatus Hydrogenedentota bacterium sequence GCGAGGTATCCTTGGACTCAACGCGGGACTCTTCCGCGAGTATGTGCAGTATGTTGCCGACCGTCGAATGGAACGCATCGGTCTCAAGTCGTTCTTCGGATCTCGGAATCCGTTTCCGTGGATGAGCGAGACGATCGATTTGTCGAAAGAAAAGAATTTCTTCGAGACCCGTGTAACGGAATACCAGACCGCAGGTAGTCTGGAATGGTAAGACCATTAAACGCGTAGGAGCGTTGGTTACCGACGGGGTCTTCGTCTTGGGCGAAGGCCCCGCTTCTTTTATGCGGCTCCCGCTGCCATCGCCAACCCCAGGCCGACGAGGAATAGCAGCCCGAAGGCGACAATGCACGTGGCTATATAGAACGAAAAGAGGATGAAGAACTCGAGAAATACGAGTTCATAAGTCCTCCGCAACATGATGATGCTGCCAATATACCCCAAGCAGGGAACGAACGTGTTCATTAACGTCCCGATAAACGACATGATCCCTATGTTGATTAAGTCGCTCTGTAGATCGTCGTTGGGAAGCTTGTTTCCGGTGCGCAATGTCAGATACAAGGAAATAGTGTATTGGGTGGTTGTCAGGACAATGCTGATCACTAACCAGCCTACCCACGAAAGCTGCCACCCGAAGAGGACAATATTGAGGTCTTCGGTGATTCGAAACACAGGCTCCGGTTGACTCGCGGCGGTCTGAGTCGCTTCAGTGGCCCCGGTTGAGTTGCCCCCGCCTCCCGTCACCATGGCCAGCACCGTAATCAATACCAGGGCCGCGACTACGGACAAGACGATAATGACCGGAGTCGAAAGCCAATCCGGGCGCGCAAACTTCTCGGGCGGCGGCGGAAGCGGCGGCGGTGGAGGCGGTCCCAAAATGTCGTCCAAGCTGATATTCGGCAACAAGGGTTCGTCGGCGGTGTCATCCAGCCGCGGCGTAGCCAGGTCTTTCTCGATGGCTCTGCGAAGTTTTTCCGCGCGCGGGTCATTAAAGTGCTTCAATAAGACCCCGCAAATGTGCAGCGCCTCTTGCGTGCGTCCCAGCCGGCGCATGCACCGAGCTCGCGGAAAAAGGATATTTGCGGTGTTGGGAAAGGCAGCGTTCAGTTCGTCCAGCAGAGCCAGAGCCTCTTCATACCGCCCCTTGCGGTAATAGGCGTCGGCCATGCTGAACCGTTCCTTGGCGTCGTTCGAGCGCATGGTTTTCCCCATTGTCTGCCCATCGTAGCCCCACAGCAGTCTGCGACACCGACGCTCCGAAATCAAGGTCTATCGCATCGGTCAATTCCAGCCCATTTGCCATTTTTCGCTCTTCAAGGATAAAATCAAGCACTTACTGCCCCGTTCTGGCGAATGGGACAGCCACACTGGTGACGCTGCAAAACTTCCACGCCAAGGGGCGTGCGATAGCAACAAAGGGAGGAACGAGAATGGTTAGAAGTGTGAAGGAGAGTAGCACGACGCGGTTTGGTCTTAAGTTAAGCTCCTTATTGGCGATGGGTGCAATTGCGATGTTCGTAGGCGCATCCGCCCATGCCGGCATTCTCGACAAGGTCAAAGGCAAAAAGAAAGAAGACACGAAAACCGAGGAATCGGCCGAAGCAAAGCCAGCGGCTCCCGCGTACACAGGCCCCAAGCAGGTCGTCTGTGTCGATGCCTTCGAAGGCGCGGGCAAGCTGGGTTGGGATGAAGGTCCCGTGCTTGCGGCCATGCTTACCGACGCATTGATGCAGTCGGGCCGCTTTATCGTGGTGGAACGGCCGAAGCTCGATAACGCCATCAAGGAGCAAGACCTTGGGGCGTCGGGCCGTATCAACTCGCAGACAGCCCTGAAGATCGGGGAAATCGTCGGCGCGAGCGTCCTGGTTCAAGGTACGGTTACGCAGTTCGAGCCCGGTGAAGAGGGTAAGAGCGGTCGCGTGGGCGTGCCCATTGGCGGCGTGAGCGTTGGTCTCGGCGGCAGCAAGGTTACGTCGAAGGTTGCTATCAAGCTGCGCCTGGTCGATCTGACAACGACGGTTGTGCTCGACACGTTTGACGCGGAAGCTGAAGGCACCTACAAGAGCATCGGCGCGGATGTTTACGCGGGTGGGTTCAGCGCGGGCGGCGATAAGTTTAAGAAGACGCCCCTTGGCGAAACCAGCGAGAAAGCTGTCAATCAGGCCGTCGAGCGCATCTCCGCGAAAATGGCTGATGTTCCCTTCTCGGCGCGCGTAGCCGAGGTCGATGGAAAGTCCATCTACATCAATGCAGGCAGCAACCGTGGCGTGCAGGTGGGCACGGTCATGGGCATCTACAAGCAGGGCAAGGTCATCAAGGATCCCGACACGGGCCTTCCGCTCAGCGTGACGTTGGACAAGACCGGTACGATCAAGGTGGACGACGTACAGGAGAAGCTCTCCGTATGCTCGTTGGTGGACGGCAAAGCGCCCGCCAAAGGCGATACGGTTAAGATGGAACAATAGCGTTTGTATTAAACGCCGGCCGGAGCACGAACGCTTCGGCCGGCGTTTTCGTTTTCGGGTTTGGAATTAGTGTAACGACTTCACTGGTTGCAGCCGCCGGGTATGGACAGGGGTTACAATCCGCTCTCCGCGATTCGCCTCCGGGACTGCACGGGGCCGTGCCATTTGCCTTCGCCGAACACCTTTTGCGCCTCCTCGGCAAAGACCTCTTTTCTGACTCGAATGAGACTTTCGGCATAGTCCCACTCGCTGGTTAGAGGTCGCCAGCCGTATCCGTCTGCGGCACTGTTCCAGAACCAGAGCACGCTGTCGAAGGGGTCGAGCAATGAAAGCGAAGTAGTGTGGACACCGCCCTCTATGAGGGCATATGCGCCGTCTACCAGTCCCCACGTTCCAAACAAGACCTCGTCCACCGTGGTCCCGTACTTCAATTCAAGGTCTCCGCTGCCCAGCGCGGACTCGATGATTCTACGAAGGAGGCCCAGTTCCTCTTGTTCGGCGTGTACCAACGACTGCAAACGCAGAGGCGGTGTCTTCTCGCGAAGTGGGCCCATCGCGGAGTGAATGATGCGCGAATCTCCGGGATTGAGCTGAGTGAATAAGCAGACCGCTTCGCCCAGAGCGAGCATACGTTCGCGCGCGGTACCTGAAAACTGTGCCCCACGCCGCATTAGTTCCGTGCGTTTGCGCAGTGAGACTTCGGCGAGGGCAATGACAATCTCTTCTTTGCACGAGAAATAGTGATAGATCGTGCCTTTCGAGACGCCGCACTGCGTCCCGATCCGCTCCATGGTCAGGCCGTAGTAGCCGTCCGCCAGAAACAGTTCCCGCGCCACCCCCAGAATGGCTGCGTCCCTTTCATTCATCTTGCGTATTCTTGGCGATACGAAGGCCACGTTCGAGAGCTCCCCGACGAACTTGGACTGGTTTCCCCCGCCCTACTTGCGTACAGACTACCGTGGAGAGGGCAAACGGTCAAGTGCCATCCCCGTTGCGACGTGCGTTGAAGATCGATATGGGGGACCGAGCAGACTTCGTGGGGCAGTCTGCATCGGTCCCCCATATCGTACTGCTGTATGAGAAGGTGGAAAGCGAATCAGTCCCTCTTTCCACTCGGTCGCTGATTAGCCGGCAGAACCCGCAATGGCGCCTGCGGCGACAGCGAATGATTTGGTAATGGGCGCTTTGTCGTTCGGGTACTTCAGGAACGACACGTGACCGTCCATGTACAGCACATTCGAACCGCCGGGCACGTGGTTGAAGCTCTGGACCTCTGTCGAGGTCGCGTCCCACATCACGAAGATCTCGCTCTGGGCCGCGGCCGATGCGGCAGGGTTATTGATGTCGCTGATCAGGAAGCGTTCGATGCCTTCGCGCATCCGGTAGATTGTGTCGCTACCGCCGTTGCCGTTGCCAGCCATGCCGGACGTGTCGTTCTCGAGCAGTTGAAGGGGGCCCCGCATATTCGTGTCCACAGAAAGCATGGGGTAGTTGGTCATATCGGCGGTATAGAGGTTGATGAACTGGTTGCCAATCTGTGTAGGAATGGTCGCACCAGCCGGTGTTGTCACACCCATCGCCGCCAGCACGCTCGCGTCCATCAGGTTTTCGGGCTTCTCGTCGCAGCGGTCATAGACAAACCCGAAGTAGTAATACGACCAGGAAGCCGCCCACCAGTTGTTGTATGTCTGGTCGCCTTCAACGCCTCGGAAAGCAAGAATCGGCAAGCCACCTTCCGATTCGGGGTAGTACATGTCTTCGGGGCTGTGCTTTGCGCTCGACGGGCATACATAGATATTGGGATCCGTCACATACTCCGGATACACCGCAACGCACAGCGGCGTCATGATGGGACCGTTACAGGGGTCGCACACCGTCTGATGTTGCATCGGGGGGTACTTCTCGCCCTTCGATTCGCCGGAATACATCTTGTAGACAAGGCCGAACTGTTTGAGGTTGTTTGCGCAGCTTGCACGGCGGGCCGCTTCTCGAGCACGAGCCAGCGCAGGCAGCAGTATCGCCGCCAAAATGCCGATGATGGCAATGACGACGAGGAGTTCGATTAAGGTGAATCCTCTTCTTCTCATAACTACTTCCCTTCTTGTAACGTTACGACGGCTTCGAATCCGCATGCGGCCTTCGGGCCGCCTGCATCCACACTTCCGAGACGTTGCCCAATCCCGGAGCCTCCCCGTAAATTGCCCGCGCCTCTTCCGCGAAAACCTCTGCGCGCGCCCGC is a genomic window containing:
- a CDS encoding tetratricopeptide repeat protein, whose product is MRSNDAKERFSMADAYYRKGRYEEALALLDELNAAFPNTANILFPRARCMRRLGRTQEALHICGVLLKHFNDPRAEKLRRAIEKDLATPRLDDTADEPLLPNISLDDILGPPPPPPLPPPPEKFARPDWLSTPVIIVLSVVAALVLITVLAMVTGGGGNSTGATEATQTAASQPEPVFRITEDLNIVLFGWQLSWVGWLVISIVLTTTQYTISLYLTLRTGNKLPNDDLQSDLINIGIMSFIGTLMNTFVPCLGYIGSIIMLRRTYELVFLEFFILFSFYIATCIVAFGLLFLVGLGLAMAAGAA
- a CDS encoding TetR/AcrR family transcriptional regulator, translated to MNERDAAILGVARELFLADGYYGLTMERIGTQCGVSKGTIYHYFSCKEEIVIALAEVSLRKRTELMRRGAQFSGTARERMLALGEAVCLFTQLNPGDSRIIHSAMGPLREKTPPLRLQSLVHAEQEELGLLRRIIESALGSGDLELKYGTTVDEVLFGTWGLVDGAYALIEGGVHTTSLSLLDPFDSVLWFWNSAADGYGWRPLTSEWDYAESLIRVRKEVFAEEAQKVFGEGKWHGPVQSRRRIAESGL
- a CDS encoding DUF1559 domain-containing protein — protein: MRRRGFTLIELLVVIAIIGILAAILLPALARAREAARRASCANNLKQFGLVYKMYSGESKGEKYPPMQHQTVCDPCNGPIMTPLCVAVYPEYVTDPNIYVCPSSAKHSPEDMYYPESEGGLPILAFRGVEGDQTYNNWWAASWSYYYFGFVYDRCDEKPENLMDASVLAAMGVTTPAGATIPTQIGNQFINLYTADMTNYPMLSVDTNMRGPLQLLENDTSGMAGNGNGGSDTIYRMREGIERFLISDINNPAASAAAQSEIFVMWDATSTEVQSFNHVPGGSNVLYMDGHVSFLKYPNDKAPITKSFAVAAGAIAGSAG